The following proteins are co-located in the Enoplosus armatus isolate fEnoArm2 chromosome 8, fEnoArm2.hap1, whole genome shotgun sequence genome:
- the LOC139288669 gene encoding NEDD8-activating enzyme E1 catalytic subunit-like isoform X3 gives MAVDGGHRDGGCDWDGRWNHVRKFLERPGPFTHPDFEPSTESLQFLLETCKILVIGAGGLGCELLKNLALSGFRLIHVVDMDTIDVSNLNRQFLFRPKDVGRPKAEVAADFINSRIPGCKVVPHFKKIQDFDESFYRQFHIIVCGLDSIIARRWMNGMLISLLSYEDGVLDPSSIIPLIDGGTEGFKGNARVILPGMTACIDCTLELYPPQINFPMCTIASMPRLPEHCIEYARILQWPKEKPFGDTSLDGDNPEHIQWVFERAQERAAEFNITGVTYRLTQGVVKRIIPAVASTNAVIAAACATEVFKIATSAYIPLNNYLVFNDVDGLYTYTFEAERKENCSACSQVPQDLQFPPSAKLQEVLEYLTENASLQMKSPAITTTLEGKNKTLYLQSVKSIEERTRPNLCKTLKELGLSDGQELAVADVTTPQTVLFKLNFTT, from the exons ATGGCTGTAGATGGTGGACACAGGGACGGTGGTTGCGACTGGGACGGCCGGTGGAATCATGTGAGGAAGTTTTTGGAGAGACCTGGCCCGTTCACCCATCCTGACTTTGAACCAAGCACTGAG TCTCTACAGTTCTTGTTGGAGACATGCAAGATTCTGGTCATTGGTGCAGGAGGACTTGGATGTGAACTCCTCAAAAATCTG GCTCTGTCTGGGTTTCGCCTTATTCATGTGGTTGACATGGACACAATTGATGTGTCTAACCTCAACAGGCAGTTTCTTTTCAG GCCCAAAGATGTTGGACGACCAAAGGCCGAAGTGGCTGCCGACTTTATCAACAGTCGTATCCCTGGATGTAAAGTTGTCCC TCACTTTAAAAAGATCCAGGACTTTGATGAGTCTTTCTACAGGC AGTTCCACATCATCGTCTGTGGACTGGACTCCATCATTGCCAGACGCTGGATGAACGGGATGCTG ATATCCCTCCTGAGCTATGAAGACGGAGTCCTGGATCCCAGCTCCATCATCCCCCTCATCGATGGAGGAACGGAGGGCTTTAAAGGAAACGCTCGGGTCATTCTGCCCGGCATGACTGCATGCATCGACTGCACATTGGAGCTGTACCCGCCACAG ATTAATTTCCCCATGTGCACCATTGCATCAATGCCCAGGCTACCAGAACATTGCATTGAATATGCCAGAATCTTACAGTGGCCCAAAGAGAAGCCATTTGGAg ATACCAGCTTAGATGGAGACAATCCAGAGCACATCCAGTGGGTGTTTGAAAGAGCCCAagaaagagctgcagagttCAACATTACAGGCGTGACATACAGACTCACTCAAG GAGTTGTGAAGAGGATCATTCCTGCTGTGGCATCAACTAATGCTGTTATTGCTG CTGCCTGTGCCACGGAAGTTTTTAAAATTGCTACGAG tgcGTATATTCCTTTAAATAATTACCTGGTCTTTAATGACGTGGATGGGCTGTACACCTACACGTTTGAAGCTGAGCGAAAG GAAAATTGTTCAGCCTGCAGCCAGGTGCCTCAGGATCTCCAGTTCCCTCCTTCTGCCAAATTACAGGAGGTTTTAGAGTACCTTACAGAGAACGCCTCTCT ACAAATGAAATCCCCGGCTATCACCACAACTCTGGAAGGGAAGAATAAGACACTGTATCTGCag TCTGTGAAATCCATCGAGGAACGAACCAGGCCAAACCTCTGCAAGACTTTGAAAG AGCTGGGCCTGTCGGATGGACAGGAACTAGCTGTGGCCGACGTCACCACGCCCCAGACGGTTCTCTTCAAGCTCAATTTCACCACCTGA
- the LOC139288669 gene encoding NEDD8-activating enzyme E1 catalytic subunit-like isoform X4: MADAEEPMAVDGGHRDGGCDWDGRWNHVRKFLERPGPFTHPDFEPSTEALSGFRLIHVVDMDTIDVSNLNRQFLFRPKDVGRPKAEVAADFINSRIPGCKVVPHFKKIQDFDESFYRQFHIIVCGLDSIIARRWMNGMLISLLSYEDGVLDPSSIIPLIDGGTEGFKGNARVILPGMTACIDCTLELYPPQINFPMCTIASMPRLPEHCIEYARILQWPKEKPFGDTSLDGDNPEHIQWVFERAQERAAEFNITGVTYRLTQGVVKRIIPAVASTNAVIAAACATEVFKIATSAYIPLNNYLVFNDVDGLYTYTFEAERKENCSACSQVPQDLQFPPSAKLQEVLEYLTENASLQMKSPAITTTLEGKNKTLYLQSVKSIEERTRPNLCKTLKELGLSDGQELAVADVTTPQTVLFKLNFTT; this comes from the exons ATGGCGGATGCCGAGGAGCC AATGGCTGTAGATGGTGGACACAGGGACGGTGGTTGCGACTGGGACGGCCGGTGGAATCATGTGAGGAAGTTTTTGGAGAGACCTGGCCCGTTCACCCATCCTGACTTTGAACCAAGCACTGAG GCTCTGTCTGGGTTTCGCCTTATTCATGTGGTTGACATGGACACAATTGATGTGTCTAACCTCAACAGGCAGTTTCTTTTCAG GCCCAAAGATGTTGGACGACCAAAGGCCGAAGTGGCTGCCGACTTTATCAACAGTCGTATCCCTGGATGTAAAGTTGTCCC TCACTTTAAAAAGATCCAGGACTTTGATGAGTCTTTCTACAGGC AGTTCCACATCATCGTCTGTGGACTGGACTCCATCATTGCCAGACGCTGGATGAACGGGATGCTG ATATCCCTCCTGAGCTATGAAGACGGAGTCCTGGATCCCAGCTCCATCATCCCCCTCATCGATGGAGGAACGGAGGGCTTTAAAGGAAACGCTCGGGTCATTCTGCCCGGCATGACTGCATGCATCGACTGCACATTGGAGCTGTACCCGCCACAG ATTAATTTCCCCATGTGCACCATTGCATCAATGCCCAGGCTACCAGAACATTGCATTGAATATGCCAGAATCTTACAGTGGCCCAAAGAGAAGCCATTTGGAg ATACCAGCTTAGATGGAGACAATCCAGAGCACATCCAGTGGGTGTTTGAAAGAGCCCAagaaagagctgcagagttCAACATTACAGGCGTGACATACAGACTCACTCAAG GAGTTGTGAAGAGGATCATTCCTGCTGTGGCATCAACTAATGCTGTTATTGCTG CTGCCTGTGCCACGGAAGTTTTTAAAATTGCTACGAG tgcGTATATTCCTTTAAATAATTACCTGGTCTTTAATGACGTGGATGGGCTGTACACCTACACGTTTGAAGCTGAGCGAAAG GAAAATTGTTCAGCCTGCAGCCAGGTGCCTCAGGATCTCCAGTTCCCTCCTTCTGCCAAATTACAGGAGGTTTTAGAGTACCTTACAGAGAACGCCTCTCT ACAAATGAAATCCCCGGCTATCACCACAACTCTGGAAGGGAAGAATAAGACACTGTATCTGCag TCTGTGAAATCCATCGAGGAACGAACCAGGCCAAACCTCTGCAAGACTTTGAAAG AGCTGGGCCTGTCGGATGGACAGGAACTAGCTGTGGCCGACGTCACCACGCCCCAGACGGTTCTCTTCAAGCTCAATTTCACCACCTGA
- the LOC139288669 gene encoding NEDD8-activating enzyme E1 catalytic subunit-like isoform X2, with amino-acid sequence MADAEEPMAVDGGHRDGGCDWDGRWNHVRKFLERPGPFTHPDFEPSTESLQFLLETCKILVIGAGGLGCELLKNLALSGFRLIHVVDMDTIDVSNLNRQFLFRPKDVGRPKAEVAADFINSRIPGCKVVPHFKKIQDFDESFYRQFHIIVCGLDSIIARRWMNGMLISLLSYEDGVLDPSSIIPLIDGGTEGFKGNARVILPGMTACIDCTLELYPPQINFPMCTIASMPRLPEHCIEYARILQWPKEKPFGDTSLDGDNPEHIQWVFERAQERAAEFNITGVTYRLTQGVVKRIIPAVASTNAVIAAACATEVFKIATSAYIPLNNYLVFNDVDGLYTYTFEAERKENCSACSQVPQDLQFPPSAKLQEVLEYLTENASLQMKSPAITTTLEGKNKTLYLQSVKSIEERTRPNLCKTLKELGLSDGQELAVADVTTPQTVLFKLNFTT; translated from the exons ATGGCGGATGCCGAGGAGCC AATGGCTGTAGATGGTGGACACAGGGACGGTGGTTGCGACTGGGACGGCCGGTGGAATCATGTGAGGAAGTTTTTGGAGAGACCTGGCCCGTTCACCCATCCTGACTTTGAACCAAGCACTGAG TCTCTACAGTTCTTGTTGGAGACATGCAAGATTCTGGTCATTGGTGCAGGAGGACTTGGATGTGAACTCCTCAAAAATCTG GCTCTGTCTGGGTTTCGCCTTATTCATGTGGTTGACATGGACACAATTGATGTGTCTAACCTCAACAGGCAGTTTCTTTTCAG GCCCAAAGATGTTGGACGACCAAAGGCCGAAGTGGCTGCCGACTTTATCAACAGTCGTATCCCTGGATGTAAAGTTGTCCC TCACTTTAAAAAGATCCAGGACTTTGATGAGTCTTTCTACAGGC AGTTCCACATCATCGTCTGTGGACTGGACTCCATCATTGCCAGACGCTGGATGAACGGGATGCTG ATATCCCTCCTGAGCTATGAAGACGGAGTCCTGGATCCCAGCTCCATCATCCCCCTCATCGATGGAGGAACGGAGGGCTTTAAAGGAAACGCTCGGGTCATTCTGCCCGGCATGACTGCATGCATCGACTGCACATTGGAGCTGTACCCGCCACAG ATTAATTTCCCCATGTGCACCATTGCATCAATGCCCAGGCTACCAGAACATTGCATTGAATATGCCAGAATCTTACAGTGGCCCAAAGAGAAGCCATTTGGAg ATACCAGCTTAGATGGAGACAATCCAGAGCACATCCAGTGGGTGTTTGAAAGAGCCCAagaaagagctgcagagttCAACATTACAGGCGTGACATACAGACTCACTCAAG GAGTTGTGAAGAGGATCATTCCTGCTGTGGCATCAACTAATGCTGTTATTGCTG CTGCCTGTGCCACGGAAGTTTTTAAAATTGCTACGAG tgcGTATATTCCTTTAAATAATTACCTGGTCTTTAATGACGTGGATGGGCTGTACACCTACACGTTTGAAGCTGAGCGAAAG GAAAATTGTTCAGCCTGCAGCCAGGTGCCTCAGGATCTCCAGTTCCCTCCTTCTGCCAAATTACAGGAGGTTTTAGAGTACCTTACAGAGAACGCCTCTCT ACAAATGAAATCCCCGGCTATCACCACAACTCTGGAAGGGAAGAATAAGACACTGTATCTGCag TCTGTGAAATCCATCGAGGAACGAACCAGGCCAAACCTCTGCAAGACTTTGAAAG AGCTGGGCCTGTCGGATGGACAGGAACTAGCTGTGGCCGACGTCACCACGCCCCAGACGGTTCTCTTCAAGCTCAATTTCACCACCTGA
- the LOC139288669 gene encoding NEDD8-activating enzyme E1 catalytic subunit-like isoform X1, giving the protein MADAEEPEKKRRRIEDLTEKMAVDGGHRDGGCDWDGRWNHVRKFLERPGPFTHPDFEPSTESLQFLLETCKILVIGAGGLGCELLKNLALSGFRLIHVVDMDTIDVSNLNRQFLFRPKDVGRPKAEVAADFINSRIPGCKVVPHFKKIQDFDESFYRQFHIIVCGLDSIIARRWMNGMLISLLSYEDGVLDPSSIIPLIDGGTEGFKGNARVILPGMTACIDCTLELYPPQINFPMCTIASMPRLPEHCIEYARILQWPKEKPFGDTSLDGDNPEHIQWVFERAQERAAEFNITGVTYRLTQGVVKRIIPAVASTNAVIAAACATEVFKIATSAYIPLNNYLVFNDVDGLYTYTFEAERKENCSACSQVPQDLQFPPSAKLQEVLEYLTENASLQMKSPAITTTLEGKNKTLYLQSVKSIEERTRPNLCKTLKELGLSDGQELAVADVTTPQTVLFKLNFTT; this is encoded by the exons ATGGCGGATGCCGAGGAGCC ggagaagaaaagaaggcgAATAGAGGACCTGACTGAGAA AATGGCTGTAGATGGTGGACACAGGGACGGTGGTTGCGACTGGGACGGCCGGTGGAATCATGTGAGGAAGTTTTTGGAGAGACCTGGCCCGTTCACCCATCCTGACTTTGAACCAAGCACTGAG TCTCTACAGTTCTTGTTGGAGACATGCAAGATTCTGGTCATTGGTGCAGGAGGACTTGGATGTGAACTCCTCAAAAATCTG GCTCTGTCTGGGTTTCGCCTTATTCATGTGGTTGACATGGACACAATTGATGTGTCTAACCTCAACAGGCAGTTTCTTTTCAG GCCCAAAGATGTTGGACGACCAAAGGCCGAAGTGGCTGCCGACTTTATCAACAGTCGTATCCCTGGATGTAAAGTTGTCCC TCACTTTAAAAAGATCCAGGACTTTGATGAGTCTTTCTACAGGC AGTTCCACATCATCGTCTGTGGACTGGACTCCATCATTGCCAGACGCTGGATGAACGGGATGCTG ATATCCCTCCTGAGCTATGAAGACGGAGTCCTGGATCCCAGCTCCATCATCCCCCTCATCGATGGAGGAACGGAGGGCTTTAAAGGAAACGCTCGGGTCATTCTGCCCGGCATGACTGCATGCATCGACTGCACATTGGAGCTGTACCCGCCACAG ATTAATTTCCCCATGTGCACCATTGCATCAATGCCCAGGCTACCAGAACATTGCATTGAATATGCCAGAATCTTACAGTGGCCCAAAGAGAAGCCATTTGGAg ATACCAGCTTAGATGGAGACAATCCAGAGCACATCCAGTGGGTGTTTGAAAGAGCCCAagaaagagctgcagagttCAACATTACAGGCGTGACATACAGACTCACTCAAG GAGTTGTGAAGAGGATCATTCCTGCTGTGGCATCAACTAATGCTGTTATTGCTG CTGCCTGTGCCACGGAAGTTTTTAAAATTGCTACGAG tgcGTATATTCCTTTAAATAATTACCTGGTCTTTAATGACGTGGATGGGCTGTACACCTACACGTTTGAAGCTGAGCGAAAG GAAAATTGTTCAGCCTGCAGCCAGGTGCCTCAGGATCTCCAGTTCCCTCCTTCTGCCAAATTACAGGAGGTTTTAGAGTACCTTACAGAGAACGCCTCTCT ACAAATGAAATCCCCGGCTATCACCACAACTCTGGAAGGGAAGAATAAGACACTGTATCTGCag TCTGTGAAATCCATCGAGGAACGAACCAGGCCAAACCTCTGCAAGACTTTGAAAG AGCTGGGCCTGTCGGATGGACAGGAACTAGCTGTGGCCGACGTCACCACGCCCCAGACGGTTCTCTTCAAGCTCAATTTCACCACCTGA